A window of the Pristiophorus japonicus isolate sPriJap1 chromosome 13, sPriJap1.hap1, whole genome shotgun sequence genome harbors these coding sequences:
- the LOC139278136 gene encoding probable G-protein coupled receptor 139: MASADLSVILTDVILKQIIPLYTTDPFTKNLTLCGLIDCLTHAATDCSVWFTVAFTFDRFVAICCQKLKTKYCTWRTALVVIATICVLSSLKNIPWYFRYEVVYFFFIPLFCMVKFSYYSSPLWKAFDFLHRVTTPLLPFVLIMLLNGLTVRYILLASRARRRLRGNGDRENHKDAEMENRRKSIILLFSISASFILLWMTQAVYTIHERVTLNYIFDRLPFVKDRLPFVIAYIGPMLQLLSSCSNTCIYVVTQSKVREELKNVFTYPFVLIVQLVT, translated from the coding sequence ATGGCGTCAGCTGATCTAAGTGTTATTCTCACTGACGTGATACTGAAGCAGATTATCCCCCTTTATACCACGGACCCATTCACTAAAAACCTTACCCTCTGCGGTCTCATTGACTGCCTCACTCATgctgccacagactgttctgtctggttcacagtcgctttcacctttgatcgatttgtggccatttgttgccagaagctgaaaactaaatattgcacttgGAGAACTGCGTTGGTAGTAATCGCAACAATATGTGTGCTGAGCTCTTTGAAGAACATCCCTTGGTATTTTCGATATGAAGTTGTGTATTTCTTTTTCATACCATTGTTCTGCATGGTGAAGTTCAGCTACTATAGCTCACCCCTGTGGAAAGCATTTGACTTCTTACATCGTGTGACAACCCCACTGCTCCCGTTCGTTCTGATTATGCTCCTCAATGGCCTGACTGTCAGATATATTTTATTGGCGagtagagcccgcaggagactgcgGGGGAACGGTGATCGGGAGAATCACAAGGATGCAGAGATGGAGAATCGCAGGAAGTCAATCATCCTGCTCTTCAGTATATCTgcaagcttcatactgctgtggatgACACAAGCTGTGTACACCATCCACGAACGAGTTACATTAAATTACATTTTTGACCGCCTTCCATTCGTCAAAGATCGCCTTCCATTCGTCATTGCATACATTGGGCCAATGCTACAACTCCTCAGTTCCTGCAGCAACACTTGTATTTACGTTGTGACCCAGAGCAaagtcagagaggagttgaagaatgtgttcACTTACCCCTTTGTTCTGATTGTCCAGTTAGTTACCTAA